In Trichlorobacter lovleyi, the DNA window TCCCTACCGTCATGGAGCGTTCCAGGCCAAACGGATTGCCGATGGCAATGGCCCATTGGCCCACCTCAAGCCGGTCCGAATCTCCCAGCACCGCCACCGGCAGGTCACCGGCATCAATCTTGATCACGGCAATGTCGGTCTTGGGGTCACCGCCCACGACCCTGGCCTCATAGACCTTGTCGTTGGAGAGCTTGACCCGGATACTCTCGGCATCCCGGACCACATGCTCGTTGGTGACAATAAAGCCGTCCCGGCTGATGATGAAGCCGGACCCCAGACTCTTGTCACGCCGGGTCTGCGGGCCGCCGCCAAAAAACTCCTCAAACAGGGGCGGCAGGTCCGGGAACGGGCGTACCAGCTTTTTGCGGCTGATGGTTGAGATGTTGACCACAATCGGGGTCACTTTTTTTGAGACCTGGCTGAAGGCGCGCTGGGTGGAGAGGATATCGGCCGGCACATCCTTGACCGGCGGTTCAGCTTCGGCAGCCGGACGTTTTGATTTGAAAAAGAGCGGCTCGTCCTTTGAGGAAGAACAGGAGCCAAGGATGACGGCGGCGGAAATAAGCAACAGCAGTCGGATCGGTGTGCGCATCATATTGACAACCTTGTTAAATGGATTGTATACAGGAGCATCATTGCCCCATAGAACGGGGTTAGGCTAGCCCAAAGGCGGCAGGCTGTCAACTGCTTCGCCCGCTGGGGCGACGGCAGCAGCCAGGAGGCATACCGTGACGGATATTAAGGCACAAATCAAGGAGTTCCGGATTGGCGAAAAGATCCGGGGGCAACGTCAGCAACGGCGTTTGACCCTGCAGGAATTGTCGGAATTGACCGGCCTTTCCAAACCGCTGCTGTCCCAGATAGAAAATGAGCAGGTGGTGCCTCCCCTGGCTACGTTGCTGAAGATTTCCCGCGGCCTTAAGGTTGATATCCATTTTTTCTTCGAAGATGAGGGCAACCGCCAGAGACTGGTGCTGACCCGGGGGGATGATCTGCGGCCTGACCTGCAGCGTCAGGCGGTCAATGCCGAAAACCGGCCTTACACCTACCACTCCCTGGCCCATGGCATGCGCCAGAAGCATATGGAACCGTTTCTGGTGGAGGTGAAAAACTCAACCTGGGATGACAAACTCTTTTTCCGGCATGAAGGGGAGGAGGAGTTCCTCTATGTGCTGGAGGGGGAGATTGACCTGCATTACGGCAACGAAGTCCACCGGGTGAAAAGCGGCGACAGCGTTTACTACGACTCCAGCGAACCCCACGGACTGGTGTCGGTGGGGGACCAGAAGGCCCGGATTGTTGCGGTGCTCTACTCGAAATAACCTCCTGTTTTGCTCTCGTACCGGACGCCGGTTGCAGCTACCCTGCAACCGGCGTTTTCAGTCTCCGGCATCAGGCCATCTCAACCACGGCCTTGACGCACTTCCCGATCCCTTCATACACCTCGGAAATCCGTCCTGCCAGCATGTAGGCAGGGGTGGTCACGATCCTGTTGGCCTGATCCACCACAAAACCGTTCGCCGGGCAGTCCTGATGTTTTGCCCCGGTTTTTTCCAGCTCTGCAGCAGTGGCAGGATCAGTGCCGATGGTCAGGGTTGGGGCTGCCTCTTTACCCAGGATGGCGGCGATCAAGGCCGGTGCAATGCAGATGGCGCCGATCGGTTTCCCGGCAGCATGGATCTCCCGTGTCAGGCGGGCCACTTCCGGGTTGACCGAGGCCGCAGCCCCTTTCAGGCCAAAGTCGCACAGGTTCAGGGCCGCACCAAAGCCGCCGGGGAGGACCAGGGCATCCAGCTCAGCCGCCTGTACCTCGCTGATGTTCCTGATCTTGCCGCGGGCAATCCGGGCTGATTCCACCAGCACCCTGCGCTTGGCTCCGGTCAGCTCCATGCTGCAGTGGTTCATCTCATTCAGCTCTATGTCCGGGGCCATGCAGACCGCCTCGGCACCGGCCTGGTCAATGGCCAAAAGAGCACAGACCGCCTCATGGATCTCACTGCCGTCACGGAAACCGCAACCTGAAAGTATCACTCCGATCTTTTTCATAAAGAACCTCCTGCATGTTGTTCGGCCAGGGCCGTTCGTATGGCGTCGTCGTAGGGGGTCAGCCGGATCGGCAGCAGTTCCCGGATCCGGGTGTCCCGGCAGATTA includes these proteins:
- a CDS encoding trypsin-like peptidase domain-containing protein, with product MMRTPIRLLLLISAAVILGSCSSSKDEPLFFKSKRPAAEAEPPVKDVPADILSTQRAFSQVSKKVTPIVVNISTISRKKLVRPFPDLPPLFEEFFGGGPQTRRDKSLGSGFIISRDGFIVTNEHVVRDAESIRVKLSNDKVYEARVVGGDPKTDIAVIKIDAGDLPVAVLGDSDRLEVGQWAIAIGNPFGLERSMTVGIISATGRSNVGIESIENFIQTDASINPGNSGGPLLNIHGEVVGINTAIVAAGQGIGFAIPTNMARPIISQLVEKGKVTRAWLGVSIKPVTEEEARSLGLSKPAGVVIAAVQGDGPAAKGGLQAGDLVVAFGSSEVRDPSHLQQLVAVTRIGAAVPVVVLRGGRKITVTVKPGNADSAPSARRIEQEDSAR
- a CDS encoding helix-turn-helix domain-containing protein, yielding MTDIKAQIKEFRIGEKIRGQRQQRRLTLQELSELTGLSKPLLSQIENEQVVPPLATLLKISRGLKVDIHFFFEDEGNRQRLVLTRGDDLRPDLQRQAVNAENRPYTYHSLAHGMRQKHMEPFLVEVKNSTWDDKLFFRHEGEEEFLYVLEGEIDLHYGNEVHRVKSGDSVYYDSSEPHGLVSVGDQKARIVAVLYSK
- the elbB gene encoding isoprenoid biosynthesis glyoxalase ElbB, whose translation is MKKIGVILSGCGFRDGSEIHEAVCALLAIDQAGAEAVCMAPDIELNEMNHCSMELTGAKRRVLVESARIARGKIRNISEVQAAELDALVLPGGFGAALNLCDFGLKGAAASVNPEVARLTREIHAAGKPIGAICIAPALIAAILGKEAAPTLTIGTDPATAAELEKTGAKHQDCPANGFVVDQANRIVTTPAYMLAGRISEVYEGIGKCVKAVVEMA